TCGTTAATTATTTTTAAAATATCCAGCTCGATCGCTTTCGGGGCTGACAAAAGGCCTGTCCTTATTTATTGACCTCCAGAACCGCCGCCTGATTCTTCGCCGCCACCGCCACCAGAACCACCGCCGCCTTCTTCGGAGTCTCCTTCAGACTTTTGGGTTGGCATTTCCTCAGCGGCTTTGACAATCAATGCCTGCAGTTTCGCTTTGAATAATGGGCTTTCAAAAGTTTCGGTCATGACTTTTTGCAAATGTTCCCGGTATTCTTTGCTTTTTAGCAATGTGGTCAATTCTTTTTCAAGTTCCGGGTCTTTCATTACCTCCATCATCATGCCCTTGTATTCTGGGTCCTTCATCAAATCCTTTAACAGCTTTTCATTTTCCTTCTTCATGCTTTTTGCAACGCTCTCAGCGAATTTTGGATCCTCAAAGGATTTTTTCCAAAACTCCATGCCTTTTTCGGAGGTCAGAGTTTTTTCAACTGTATCAATTACGACCGGCTGGTCCATTATTAACTTTTCTTTCATGCCATCGTCACCCATGACTTCCTGAATCGCTTTTTTGCCATCGTCAGTCTTCAGGATGTCGACAACCATTTTCTTTGTTTCCTCATAATCGACTTGCCCCCCTGCTGACTCGGCTGGAGCAGCGCAGCCGGCAGCTAAAAGTAAAAAGGTTGCAGGGAGTATAAATTTCATGATCTTTTTCATCTTCCATTCCCCTTTCACATAGACAGCCCTAATTTTAGGATGAGTAAAATGACAAATTGTTATACACGAATAACGACACCTAGATTTTTCAAACCCGCATTGGTACAATCAAATGGTGAAGTTTAATTTTCTTTTGGGGGAAAAAATCGTGACAAGCCGTAATTGGGTACATTTATTTCTCACCACCCTGGTTGTTGGAGCGGTGACAACTGCTGTGGTTGGTTTTATTGTCCGCTGGGATGAATTCCAGCAACTATTAAGTGATTTTAACATTCTTGAATTCCTTTCAATTTTAGTATGGCTAATGGGTGTGGGTCTTATATTTAGTATTCTTAGCCAAATGGGTTTCTTTGCGTATTTAACCGTTCACCGTTTTGGTCTTGGAATTTTCAAATCTCTATGGAATGCCGTACAAATCCTGTTGATCGCCTTTGTATTGTTTGACCTCGTTTATTTGCGCTATAACGCATTTGCGGAAAGCGGAGAGAGCCTCATGTCATATATAGGCCTTGCGGTAATAGTCCTGGTCACTGGACTCATTGTGTCTTTTCTGAAGGTAAAGCAAACCAATAAAGAAGCTTTTATCCCAGCTTTATTTTTCATGATTGTCGTAACGGTGATTGAATGGGTGCCGGTTTTAAGGGTTAACGAACATAGCTGGCTTTATCTCATGCTATTTCCATTATTAGCATGCAATGCCTATCAGCTGTTAGTTTTGCAAAGGCTTAACCAAAAATCACTAGAAGAGCGAAAAGCCCTTGAAGAAAAGGTTAAAGCAAAAACAAACAAAAAAGCACAAAAAAAACCGTCCAA
The sequence above is drawn from the Mesobacillus boroniphilus genome and encodes:
- the gerD gene encoding spore germination lipoprotein GerD, whose amino-acid sequence is MKKIMKFILPATFLLLAAGCAAPAESAGGQVDYEETKKMVVDILKTDDGKKAIQEVMGDDGMKEKLIMDQPVVIDTVEKTLTSEKGMEFWKKSFEDPKFAESVAKSMKKENEKLLKDLMKDPEYKGMMMEVMKDPELEKELTTLLKSKEYREHLQKVMTETFESPLFKAKLQALIVKAAEEMPTQKSEGDSEEGGGGSGGGGGEESGGGSGGQ
- a CDS encoding KinB-signaling pathway activation protein, with the translated sequence MTSRNWVHLFLTTLVVGAVTTAVVGFIVRWDEFQQLLSDFNILEFLSILVWLMGVGLIFSILSQMGFFAYLTVHRFGLGIFKSLWNAVQILLIAFVLFDLVYLRYNAFAESGESLMSYIGLAVIVLVTGLIVSFLKVKQTNKEAFIPALFFMIVVTVIEWVPVLRVNEHSWLYLMLFPLLACNAYQLLVLQRLNQKSLEERKALEEKVKAKTNKKAQKKPSNA